Proteins from a single region of Urocitellus parryii isolate mUroPar1 chromosome 4, mUroPar1.hap1, whole genome shotgun sequence:
- the LOC113176057 gene encoding olfactory receptor 8K3-like, producing the protein MKKENLTVLDEFILMGITDHPELQAPFFGLFLIIYVISLLGNLGMIILTQVDSRLQTPMYFFLRHLACIDLGYSTAVGPKMLVNFVANQNTIPYNWCATQLAFFIMFIISELFILAAMAYDRYVAICNPLLYTVIMSKRVCWVLVVIPYLYSASLSLVTTIKIFISTFCGNNVISHFYCDSLPLLTLICSNTQEIELIILIFSAFNLVSSVLIILVSYILILLAILRMNSAEGRSKAFSTCGSHLTVVVVLYGTLFFMYGQPKSSHSFDTDKMASLFYTLVIPMLNPIIYSLRNTEVKGAIRRIWKNLCELSI; encoded by the coding sequence atgaagaaagaaaatcttaCAGTGCTGGACGAATTCATCTTAATGGGCATCACAGACCACCCTGAGCTTCAGGCTCCCTTCTTTGGGCTGTTTCTCATCATCTATGTGATCTCACTGCTGGGCAACTTGGGCATGATCATCCTCACCCAAGTGGACTCCAGGCTACAAACACCCATGTACTTTTTTCTCAGACATCTGGCTTGCATTGATCTTGGTTATTCAACAGCTGTGGGACCTAAAATGTTGGTAAATTTTGTAGCTAATCAAAACACAATTCCCTACAATTGGTGTGCTACACAACTAGCTTTCTTTATCATGTTCATCATCAGTGAGCTTTTCATTCTCGCAGCAATGGcttatgaccgctatgtggccatctgcaacccTCTGCTCTACACAGTCATCATGTCAAAAAGAGTTTGCTGGGTGCTGGTGGTAATCCCCTATCTCTACAGCGCCTCTCtgtctctggtaaccaccataaaaatttttatctctACCTTCTGTGGCAATAATGTTATTAGTCATTTCTATTGTGACAGTCTTCCCTTGTTAACTTTGATTTGCTCAAATACACAAGAGATTGAGTTAATAATATTGATCTTTTCAGCATTTAATTTGGTTTCATCTGTTCTGATCATCCTTGTCTCCTACATTCTGATCCTCCTGGCCATCCTCAGGATGAACTCTGCAGAGGGCAGGAgtaaagccttctccacctgtgggtctcacctgACAGTGGTAGTTGTATTATACGGGACTCTATTCTTCATGTACGGGCAGCCCAAGTCCAGTCACTCCTTTGATACTGACAAGATGGCCTCTTTATTTTACACCCTGGTGATACCCATGCTGAATCCCATTATCTACAGTTTGAGAAATACAGAGGTGAAAGGTGCCATACGGAGGATTTGGAAAAATCTATGCGAACTTTCTATTTAA